A genomic segment from Lignipirellula cremea encodes:
- a CDS encoding NPCBM/NEW2 domain-containing protein, with the protein MAIRFTLFLPLLLACGTLLPAADTLETLTGETLQAEIAGIVDGKLQATGMADGLPLARLLSLERASLSVPPDPAGLPPAPGSEIAALPCRVDLLGGGRLLAAQAIYAEEQFTFDLGDDLKLSLPIDCVRAVRFRADFTSPAFEQALAEPSGAEDRLFVEFAEQEFQSLSGLLEQITGEQVQFQWQGETRRLARAKVAGLVAAQVLERQPKTSQVYLRQGSVLAGTILSLVDGQLTLDLTGGGQATLPWQAVERLELQSDRLAYLSDFETIGEERKTLATLDRPAQRDRSVAGNRLTLAKQTYGKGLGVQSASQLTFELAGQYDLFLATLGVDDETAGKGDCEVQVLLDGKAIFTQRVKAADPPHALRLPVAGGRQLQLVVEPGADLDLADHVDWAGARVVRTRD; encoded by the coding sequence ATGGCAATCCGCTTCACGCTGTTCCTGCCGCTCTTGCTGGCGTGCGGGACTCTGCTCCCGGCTGCTGACACGCTGGAGACCCTGACGGGCGAAACGCTCCAGGCAGAGATCGCCGGGATCGTCGACGGGAAACTTCAGGCGACCGGCATGGCCGACGGGCTGCCTTTGGCCCGTCTCCTTTCCCTTGAACGGGCCTCGCTCTCTGTGCCGCCGGATCCAGCGGGGCTCCCGCCGGCGCCTGGCTCTGAGATTGCCGCCCTGCCCTGCCGCGTTGATCTGCTGGGCGGAGGACGGCTGCTGGCGGCTCAGGCGATCTATGCCGAGGAGCAGTTTACCTTCGACCTGGGCGACGACCTGAAGCTAAGCCTGCCGATCGATTGCGTTCGCGCCGTGCGGTTCCGGGCCGACTTCACCAGCCCTGCCTTTGAGCAAGCGCTGGCCGAGCCCTCCGGCGCTGAAGACCGCCTGTTTGTGGAATTCGCCGAGCAGGAGTTCCAGTCCCTCAGCGGCCTGCTGGAACAGATTACGGGCGAACAGGTGCAGTTCCAGTGGCAGGGAGAAACCCGTCGACTGGCGCGCGCGAAAGTCGCCGGCCTGGTCGCCGCCCAGGTGCTGGAGCGGCAACCAAAAACGTCGCAGGTCTACCTCAGGCAGGGCTCCGTCCTGGCGGGGACAATCCTCTCTCTCGTCGACGGGCAACTGACGCTGGACCTGACCGGCGGCGGCCAGGCAACGCTGCCCTGGCAGGCGGTCGAGCGACTGGAACTGCAGAGCGATCGGCTGGCTTACCTGTCGGATTTTGAAACGATCGGCGAAGAGCGGAAAACGCTGGCGACGCTGGATCGTCCGGCCCAGCGGGACCGCAGCGTGGCCGGCAATCGGCTGACCCTGGCAAAGCAGACGTACGGGAAAGGGCTCGGCGTGCAATCGGCCAGCCAGCTGACCTTTGAACTGGCGGGCCAGTACGACCTGTTCCTGGCGACGCTGGGAGTCGACGACGAAACGGCCGGCAAAGGCGACTGCGAAGTGCAGGTGCTGCTCGACGGCAAAGCGATCTTCACCCAGCGGGTCAAGGCGGCCGATCCGCCCCACGCGTTG
- a CDS encoding platelet-activating factor acetylhydrolase IB subunit has translation MSCIRPLAALLLLLAIVPAAWSEEKPANDAVKPVPREGRWMERHNAFNERVKQGNADLLFIGDSITQGWEGSGKAVWAEYYGKRNAVNLGIGGDRTQHVIWRLDNGNLEGIQPKAAVIMIGTNNSGSNTPEQIAAGTTKIVHQLREKLPELKILILGVFPRGPDSNDPRRQVNEKTNAIVAKLADDKHVFYLDIGPKFVAEDGTLSKEIMPDLLHLSNKGYTIWAESIEPKVSELLGEKK, from the coding sequence ATGTCCTGCATCCGTCCCCTGGCGGCCTTGTTGCTGCTGCTCGCTATTGTTCCCGCCGCCTGGAGCGAAGAAAAACCCGCCAACGACGCCGTCAAACCGGTCCCCCGCGAAGGTCGCTGGATGGAACGCCACAACGCGTTCAATGAACGGGTCAAACAGGGGAACGCCGACCTGCTCTTCATTGGCGATTCCATTACCCAGGGCTGGGAAGGCTCTGGCAAGGCAGTCTGGGCCGAATACTACGGCAAGCGGAACGCCGTGAACCTCGGCATCGGCGGCGATCGCACCCAGCACGTCATCTGGCGACTGGATAACGGCAATCTGGAAGGCATCCAGCCCAAAGCGGCCGTGATCATGATCGGCACCAACAACTCCGGCTCCAACACGCCTGAGCAGATCGCCGCGGGCACCACGAAAATCGTCCATCAGTTGCGCGAGAAACTGCCCGAACTGAAGATCCTGATCCTGGGTGTCTTCCCCCGCGGTCCGGACAGCAACGATCCCCGCCGCCAGGTGAACGAAAAAACCAACGCCATCGTGGCCAAGCTGGCCGACGACAAACACGTGTTCTACCTGGACATCGGCCCGAAATTTGTCGCCGAAGACGGCACGCTGTCGAAAGAAATCATGCCCGACCTGCTGCACCTGAGCAACAAAGGCTACACCATCTGGGCCGAGTCGATCGAACCGAAAGTCTCGGAGCTGCTGGGCGAAAAGAAGTAG